A single window of Pyxicephalus adspersus chromosome 10, UCB_Pads_2.0, whole genome shotgun sequence DNA harbors:
- the LOC140338953 gene encoding uncharacterized protein — protein sequence MEGSCDRLTERLLQLSLEIIHLLTGEDYTVVKKTTGAEHNSIMVPVHSLLIPNNDKKILEVTQKIIELLTGEVPIRCQDVTVYFSMEEWEYLEGHKDLYQDIMIEDQQTLTSLDAHDGWNPPKSHTMDIPTDVQRTSPDCYEEDNGMAQYSPGLNLVTQYIHHKLDHMVRTTELLNSEESNDKSYNFIPNSQPYCHSADDSPVLSNPEDSSNNLNTVTKKDGKIFSCSECGKCFTSISSLSGHQRTHTGKGPFFCLECGKGFTRKRALTFHQSSHTNEGPFPCMYCSKPFMKKHDLLVHQKLHVRKPTYTCSECKRSFKNKQELSEHQRIHTSKKPLSCSEVFHDKEKTNVGANQLSVQERDVTVTKIKEEFSLDSSSCGGDGWNTSERHLILPPQYIEEDNGKVQYSSDVSLGNQYLHHRLDDVTRVRERHNSEDSNDKSNTPNILPSCPSEYRAADFSKAEEQSSRNLDLVTRKDSTVFACSECGKTFSTISSLSGHQRTHTGKGPFFCLECGKGFTRKRALVFHQSSHTNEGPFPCMYCSKPFMKKHDLLVHQKLHVRKPTFTCSERNASFKNKQELSEHQEMHSSEKPISCSEVEDKKQKHVEDNQQCIPEGEVIATIIKEESSPGSAGEHDSWSTQEGRVFLSSEYNEENNGMAHYSPGVGIGSQYIHHRLDHMLRSTDVYNAEEPNNKPHSIIPNVQTHFTYADGSPHHSNLYESSSYNNLNTFTTQDKKIFSCSECGKCFTSISSLSGHQRTHRGRGQFFCLECGKCFTRKRALVFHQSSHTNEGPFPCRHCKKWFMKKHDLVLHKRTHSRKPAFYCSDCKKSFKNKQELDEHERVHTSEMPLSCSEVKKETYVGGNQLSIQADDIITTIIKEEFTLDSSTCKY from the exons ATGGAGGGGTCGTGTGACCGGCTGACCGAGAGGCTCTTACAGCTCAGCCTGGAAATCATCCATCttctgaccggagag GATTACACGGTTGTGAAAAAGACAACCGGAGCCGAACATAATTCCATTATGGTTCCTGTACATTCCTTACTCATCCCAAACAATGACAAGAAAATTTTAGAAGTCACCCAGAAGATAATTGAGCttctgacgggagag gttcctataaggtgtcaggatgtcactgtctatttctccatggaggagtgggagtatttagaaggacacaaagACCTCTATCAGGACATCATGATCGAAGACCAGCAGACCCTCACATCACTGG ATGCACATGATGGCTGGAATCCCCCTAAAAGTCATACAATGGACATTCCAACGGACGTACAAAGGACATCTCCAGATTGTTATGAAGAAGATAATGGAATGGCCCAATATTCTCCGGGACTAAACCTTGTTACGCAATATATACATCACAAACTCGATCATATGGTGAGAACGACCGAACTATTAAATTCCGAGGAATCCAATGATAAATCATATAACTTTATCCCAAATTCCCAGCCATACTGTCACAGTGCTGATGATTCACCAGTTCTTTCTAATCCTGAGGATTCTTCCAATAATTTGAACACTGTTACAAAGAAAGACGGTAAGATATTTTCTTGTTCTGAGTGTGGAAAGTGTTTTACTTCAATCTCCTCTCTCAGTGGACATCAGAGGACCCACACGGGGAAGGGTCCATTCTTTTGTTTGGAGTGCGGGAAAGGTTTTACCCGCAAGCGTGCTCTCACTTTTCACCAGAGCTCCCACACCAACGAGGGTCCATTTCCTTGTATGTACTGCAGTAAACCTTTCATGAAAAAACACGACCTGCTTGTACACCAGAAACTGCATGTCCGGAAACCAACCTATACTTGTTCTGAATGCAAGAGATCCttcaaaaataaacaagaacTTTCTGAACATCAGAGAATTCACACCAGTAAAAAGCCCCTTTCATGTTCTGAGGTCTTTCACGATAAAGAAAAGACAAATGTTGGTGCCAACCAGCTGTCAGTACAGGAAAGAGATGTGACTGTGACAAAAATAAAGGAGGAATTTTCTCTGGATAGCAGCTCAT GTGGAGGCGATGGCTGGAATACCTCAGAGAGACATCTTATTTTACCTCCACAATATATAGAAGAAGACAATGGGAAGGTGCAATATTCTTCAGATGTAAGCCTGGGTAACCAATATTTACATCACAGGCTTGATGATGTAACAAGAGTAAGAGAACGACATAATTCTGAGGACTCCAATGATAAATCAAATACTCCTAACATCCTCCCAAGCTGTCCCAGTGAATACAGAGCAGCAGATTTTTCTAAAGCCGAGGAACAATCTTCCAGGAATTTAGATTTAGTCACGAGAAAAGATAGTACCGTATTTGCATGTTCGGAATgtggtaaaacattttccacaatcTCCTCTCTCAGTGGACATCAGAGGACGCACACGGGGAAGGGTCCATTTTTTTGCTTGGAATGCGGGAAAGGTTTTACCCGCAAACGTGCTCTAGTTTTTCACCAGAGCTCCCACACCAACGAGGGTCCATTTCCTTGTATGTACTGCAGTAAACCTTTCATGAAAAAACACGACCTTCTTGTACACCAGAAACTGCATGTCCGGAAACCAACTTTTACTTGTTCAGAGCGCAATGCATCCttcaaaaataaacaagaacTTTCTGAACACCAGGAAATGCACTCCAGTGAAAAGCCAATTTCATGTTCGGAGGTTGAGGATAAAAAACAGAAGCATGTGGAGGACAATCAACAGTGTATACCAGAAGGAGAAGTAATTGCAACAATAATAAAGGAGGAATCTTCTCCAGGTAGTGCAG GTGAACATGACAGCTGGAGTACCCAAGAAGGACGAGTATTTTTATCTTCAGAATATAATGAAGAAAATAATGGGATGGCACACTATTCTCCAGGAGTAGGCATTGGTAGTCAATATATACATCACAGACTCGATCATATGCTGAGATCAACAGATGTGTATAATGCTGAGGAGCCCAATAATAAACCACATTCTATTATCCCAAATGTCCAGACACACTTTACCTATGCAGATGGATCTCCACATCATTCTAATCTGTATGAATCATCTTCTTACAATAATTTGAATACTTTTACAACACAGGACAAAAAGATATTTTCGTGTTCAGAATGCGGAAAATGTTTTACCTCTATCTCATCTCTCAGTGGACATCAGAGGACGCACAGAGGGAGAGGTCAATTTTTTTGCCtggagtgtggaaaatgttttacccGCAAACGCGCACTTGTTTTTCACCAGAGCTCCCACACCAACGAAGGTCCATTTCCTTGTCGTCattgcaaaaaatggtttatgAAAAAACACGATCTGGTCCTACACAAGAGAACTCACAGCCGCAAACCAGCCTTTTATTGTTCAGATTGCAAGAAatcattcaaaaataaacaagaacTTGATGAACACGAGAGAGTTCACACCAGTGAAATGCCCCTTTCCTGTTCTGAGGTCAAGAAAGAGACGTATGTGGGGGGGAATCAACTGTCTATTCAGGCAGATGACATTATTACGACAATAATAAAGGAGGAATTTACTCTAGATAGCAGCACATGTAAATATTAG